Proteins from a single region of Oryza brachyantha chromosome 6, ObraRS2, whole genome shotgun sequence:
- the LOC102702200 gene encoding transcription elongation factor 1 homolog — translation MESDSDANWDSSGRYKHARRLANHRRIISSSIITSLDRSIARRRLVLALLILQARAVPRDVPEMGTKKSWSSRLKAKSKKPAPKLETSFTCPFCSAAGAVECVVDLKLKIAEASCYTCLERYCTTAHALTEPIDVYTEWIDQCELANANAAADADDDDDRRRKRSRTN, via the coding sequence ATGGAGTCCGACTCCGACGCGAACTGGGATAGCTCCGGCCGCTATAagcacgcgcggcggctcgccaACCATCGACGCATCATCAGTTCATCAATCATCACatctctcgatcgatcgatcgctcgccgccgcctcgttcTCGCGCTGCTAATCCTCCAAGCTCGCGCGGTTCCCCGAGACGTACCGGAGATGGGGACGAAGAAGTCGTGGTCCTCGAGGCTGAAGGCGAAATCGAAGAAGCCGGCGCCGAAGCTGGAGACGAGCTTCACCTGCCCGTTctgcagcgccgccggcgcggtggaGTGCGTCGTCGACCTCAAGCTCAAGATCGCCGAGGCCTCCTGCTACACATGCCTGGAGCGCTACTGCACCACCGCCCACGCGCTCACCGAGCCCATCGACGTCTACACCGAGTGGATCGACCAGTGCGAACTCGCCAAtgccaacgccgccgccgacgccgacgacgacgacgaccgccgccgcaagAGAAGTCGTACTAACTAG